From Rubrivirga sp. SAORIC476, a single genomic window includes:
- a CDS encoding DUF2489 domain-containing protein, with amino-acid sequence MDSVTERARRAESVAVAQAVLLGDLDAVRGAWGLSRLRHDWEAEDDPDFLFMSGVASETDGFPLGPERSHWHPSALARNDAELAEVIAWWDASVREACRRIVDRYGPTVLGPVAR; translated from the coding sequence ATGGACTCCGTCACCGAGCGAGCACGTCGGGCGGAGTCGGTCGCTGTCGCGCAGGCCGTCCTCCTCGGAGACCTCGACGCGGTTCGAGGGGCATGGGGGCTCAGCCGTCTTCGACACGACTGGGAGGCGGAGGACGACCCGGACTTCCTGTTCATGAGTGGCGTCGCGTCGGAGACCGACGGTTTCCCACTCGGCCCTGAGCGGTCGCACTGGCATCCGTCCGCACTCGCCAGGAACGATGCCGAGTTGGCCGAGGTCATCGCGTGGTGGGACGCGAGCGTGCGAGAGGCATGCCGCCGGATCGTGGATCGGTACGGACCGACGGTACTGGGGCCTGTTGCGCGCTGA
- the hemH gene encoding ferrochelatase, protein MTPLAYLRSYRPDRAVLTGKAYNQGTVRVSSGDVVGVVMMELGGPLQPDAVVPFLESRLLDPVEVDLRVPRVLRPRLAKMLARRQGQALRRSFEMIGGFSPLRRHVSEQAGVLERHLNERFGPTTGAIYRTYVAMRHGDPSMETTRRRMAEDGVTKVILLPLQPHFSASMAGSALSYWEAHGTTSVPTALVSEYATHPKLIGAINERIDEGLQRFPREVRDRVQILFAAHGALKRHLQTLDDPYCCHVQATVRAVLDARTDDRASTVAFLPPVGFGRSIGTRLGDAVADLGDEGASALLVVPISFLSDRVDTAYVLDVTARDVAAKEGISHFEVTSGLNCHPLLIDALAECVATHVEPDVLAGGDGLAGGDAPDLVSTSVRARVPACPSCHRHVATRTWRLDGPAFPPDGIPAAEEGEAGRAPTA, encoded by the coding sequence ATGACACCGCTCGCCTATCTGCGTTCGTATCGTCCGGACCGAGCCGTTCTGACCGGCAAGGCCTACAATCAGGGCACGGTGCGCGTCTCGTCTGGCGACGTGGTGGGGGTGGTGATGATGGAACTCGGCGGGCCGCTCCAGCCGGACGCGGTGGTGCCGTTTCTGGAGAGCCGGCTCCTCGATCCGGTCGAGGTGGACCTCCGCGTGCCGCGTGTGCTGCGGCCCCGCCTCGCCAAGATGCTCGCGCGTCGTCAGGGGCAGGCCCTCCGGCGCTCCTTCGAGATGATCGGCGGTTTTAGCCCGCTTCGGCGCCACGTTTCTGAGCAGGCGGGTGTCCTGGAGCGCCACCTCAACGAGCGCTTCGGTCCCACCACGGGCGCGATCTACCGCACGTACGTCGCGATGCGCCATGGGGACCCGTCCATGGAGACGACGCGCCGTCGGATGGCCGAGGACGGCGTCACGAAAGTGATCCTGCTTCCGCTCCAGCCCCACTTCTCTGCCTCGATGGCCGGGTCGGCGCTGTCGTACTGGGAGGCCCACGGCACGACCTCGGTGCCGACGGCGCTCGTTTCGGAGTACGCCACCCACCCGAAGCTCATCGGCGCCATCAACGAGCGGATCGACGAGGGGCTCCAGCGGTTCCCGCGCGAGGTCCGCGACCGGGTGCAGATCCTGTTCGCCGCGCACGGTGCGCTGAAGCGGCACCTCCAGACGCTCGACGACCCGTACTGCTGCCACGTTCAGGCGACCGTCCGCGCCGTCCTCGACGCGCGCACCGACGACCGGGCCTCGACGGTGGCGTTCCTGCCGCCGGTCGGGTTCGGCCGCTCGATCGGCACCCGCCTCGGCGACGCCGTGGCCGACCTCGGCGACGAAGGCGCGTCGGCGCTGCTGGTGGTCCCGATCTCCTTCCTCTCCGACCGCGTCGACACGGCGTACGTGCTGGACGTGACGGCGCGCGACGTGGCTGCCAAGGAGGGCATCTCGCACTTCGAAGTCACGAGTGGCCTCAACTGCCACCCGCTTCTGATCGACGCGCTGGCCGAATGCGTTGCCACGCACGTCGAGCCCGACGTGCTCGCGGGGGGCGATGGGCTGGCTGGAGGGGACGCTCCGGACCTCGTCTCGACGAGCGTTCGCGCTCGCGTGCCCGCCTGCCCGTCCTGCCACCGCCATGTCGCCACGCGGACCTGGCGCCTCGACGGCCCGGCCTTCCCGCCGGACGGCATTCCTGCTGCCGAGGAGGGCGAGGCAGGCCGCGCTCCGACGGCGTAG
- a CDS encoding bifunctional 2-polyprenyl-6-hydroxyphenol methylase/3-demethylubiquinol 3-O-methyltransferase UbiG, with protein sequence MSPSNALLRTFAAVPPGARVIDLACGAGRHLDPLARLGFDVWGTEAEVGPAREALAPTLGADEARRRVTTGAPDALGYPDAWADWAVLAARADHDLGGALVEAARVLKPGGWIWVETARPDDLYTLAEAAELVTAEEPTEEDGVTHAIFRRPGDVR encoded by the coding sequence GTGTCGCCCTCGAACGCGCTCCTCCGGACGTTCGCCGCGGTGCCGCCGGGCGCTCGCGTCATCGACCTCGCCTGTGGGGCGGGGCGACACCTGGATCCGCTGGCGCGTCTCGGCTTCGACGTGTGGGGCACCGAGGCCGAAGTCGGCCCGGCCCGCGAGGCCCTCGCGCCGACGCTCGGCGCCGACGAGGCCCGGCGCCGCGTCACCACCGGGGCTCCCGACGCGCTCGGCTACCCGGACGCCTGGGCGGACTGGGCGGTGCTCGCGGCGCGTGCGGATCATGACCTGGGCGGCGCACTCGTGGAGGCGGCCCGCGTCCTCAAGCCCGGCGGGTGGATCTGGGTCGAGACGGCCCGGCCCGACGACCTCTACACGCTCGCCGAGGCGGCTGAGCTCGTGACGGCCGAAGAGCCGACGGAGGAGGACGGCGTCACGCACGCCATCTTCCGCCGACCCGGAGACGTTCGCTAG
- a CDS encoding DUF4349 domain-containing protein, producing MRTLTLLSLLALAACADDPASFADATYDPVSMAEAPESTVDLAGADLDEASAEADETAARAPSAPPLSDAAFASRLLRRSADLRVSTETHDETLRAARAVAARYGGMVSGEDGSAHDGGSAMTTLTLRVPSDRFDAALDALAALGTVESRAVTVDDVTAQVVDVEARLRAKRAAEARYIGFVAQASSVSEMLEVQARLDAVRAEIESMESQARALRGGVTLATIRATIVGPATVAPLPPAPGLFARAADAIAVGWHGVLAVVFGLLPLWPLAVLGTVGYAVWRRLSPRVAV from the coding sequence ATGCGAACCCTCACTCTGCTTTCGCTGCTCGCCCTCGCGGCCTGCGCGGACGACCCTGCGTCCTTCGCCGACGCCACCTACGACCCCGTCTCTATGGCGGAGGCCCCGGAGTCCACTGTGGACCTCGCCGGGGCCGACCTTGACGAGGCCTCTGCCGAGGCAGACGAAACCGCTGCTCGCGCACCGTCCGCCCCGCCGCTCTCCGACGCCGCCTTCGCCTCGCGGCTGCTCCGACGCTCGGCAGACCTCCGCGTCTCCACCGAGACGCACGACGAGACGCTCCGCGCCGCCCGCGCCGTCGCCGCCCGCTACGGTGGCATGGTCAGTGGCGAGGACGGCTCGGCCCACGACGGCGGCAGCGCGATGACCACCCTCACGCTCCGCGTCCCGTCGGACCGCTTCGACGCCGCGCTCGACGCGCTGGCTGCCCTCGGCACCGTCGAGTCCCGCGCCGTGACCGTGGACGACGTGACCGCGCAGGTCGTGGACGTGGAGGCCCGCCTCCGGGCCAAGCGCGCCGCCGAGGCGCGCTACATCGGCTTCGTCGCCCAGGCCAGTTCGGTGTCCGAGATGCTGGAGGTGCAGGCGCGACTGGACGCCGTCCGCGCCGAGATCGAGTCGATGGAGTCGCAGGCGCGCGCGTTGCGCGGCGGCGTGACGCTGGCCACGATCCGCGCCACCATCGTCGGTCCGGCGACCGTGGCCCCACTGCCCCCGGCGCCGGGCCTGTTCGCCCGCGCGGCGGACGCCATCGCGGTGGGCTGGCACGGCGTGCTGGCGGTCGTGTTCGGCCTGCTGCCGCTGTGGCCCCTCGCGGTCCTCGGCACGGTCGGCTACGCCGTGTGGCGGCGGCTGTCGCCGCGCGTCGCGGTCTAG
- a CDS encoding M3 family oligoendopeptidase: MSAEPAVLTGAEEVRWDLSDLYPSDDALAADLDLAEADALALAGRYRGTLATLDAATLAEAFAALAEVHDRAGRAYTYAYLAWSTDTESAEAGARLQRVREAYSRIGQELLFVDVEWARMDPEHTRALIEEDVLAPYRHYLELKTEARDHVLSEPEERILSEKSVTGWSAWNRFFDETLGAARFTVRGEALPLQQATSKLHDADRGLRRDVHAGVTEGLADLQRPLAYVFNTILADKASSDKLRGYDSWIASRNEANEIDAASVDALVEAVTGRYDLVARFYRLKRSLLGLDELFDYDRYAPTAEVAAFVPWDEARATVTAAYTDFDAEMGSIVDRFFEERWIDAPPEAGKRGGAFSHGAVPSAHPYILMNYTGQLRDVQTLAHELGHGVHQYLAREQGVYHADTPLTTAETASVFGEMLTFQRTLAGLEAPADRLALLVEKIDDTMATVFRQVTMNRFEARIHAHRRDRGELSVDDFADHWMSTQAALYGDSVTLTEGYRMWWSYIPHFVHTPGYVYAYAFGELLVLALYARYQSEGEGFARQYRDLLAAGGSDWPHVLVGRLGIDLRDPGFWDRGLDAVEVLVAEAEALAGAA; this comes from the coding sequence ATGTCTGCCGAACCCGCCGTCCTGACCGGTGCCGAGGAGGTCCGCTGGGACCTCTCCGATCTCTACCCCTCCGACGACGCCCTCGCGGCGGACCTCGACCTGGCCGAGGCGGACGCGCTCGCGCTGGCCGGGCGCTATCGCGGGACCCTCGCCACGCTCGACGCGGCGACGCTGGCGGAGGCCTTCGCGGCGCTCGCCGAGGTCCACGACCGCGCAGGCCGGGCCTACACCTATGCCTACCTCGCCTGGAGCACCGACACCGAGTCGGCCGAGGCGGGGGCACGGCTGCAGCGCGTCCGCGAGGCGTACTCGCGGATCGGACAGGAGCTGCTGTTCGTGGACGTGGAGTGGGCGCGGATGGACCCTGAGCACACCCGCGCGCTCATCGAGGAGGACGTGCTCGCGCCGTACCGCCACTACCTGGAGCTCAAGACCGAGGCACGGGACCACGTCCTCTCGGAGCCCGAGGAGCGCATCCTCTCCGAGAAGTCGGTGACCGGCTGGAGCGCCTGGAACCGGTTCTTCGACGAGACGCTCGGCGCGGCGCGCTTCACCGTGCGCGGCGAGGCGCTGCCGCTCCAGCAGGCGACGTCCAAGCTGCACGACGCCGACCGCGGCCTTCGCCGAGACGTGCACGCGGGCGTGACCGAGGGGCTGGCCGACCTCCAGCGCCCCCTGGCCTACGTGTTCAACACCATCCTGGCCGACAAGGCGTCGAGCGACAAGCTGCGCGGGTACGACTCGTGGATCGCGAGTCGCAACGAGGCCAACGAGATCGACGCGGCCTCCGTCGACGCGCTCGTGGAGGCCGTCACGGGGCGCTACGACCTGGTCGCCCGGTTCTACCGCCTCAAGCGGAGCCTCCTCGGGCTGGACGAGCTGTTCGACTACGACCGCTACGCGCCGACGGCGGAGGTGGCTGCGTTCGTCCCCTGGGACGAGGCCCGCGCGACCGTCACCGCGGCCTACACCGACTTCGACGCCGAGATGGGGAGCATCGTGGACCGCTTCTTCGAGGAGCGCTGGATCGACGCGCCACCGGAGGCGGGCAAGCGGGGCGGCGCGTTCAGCCACGGGGCCGTGCCGAGCGCGCACCCGTACATCCTGATGAACTACACCGGCCAGCTCCGCGACGTGCAGACGCTCGCCCACGAGCTGGGCCACGGCGTCCACCAGTACCTCGCGCGCGAGCAGGGCGTCTACCACGCCGACACGCCGCTGACGACCGCCGAGACGGCCTCCGTCTTCGGCGAGATGCTGACGTTCCAGCGCACGCTGGCCGGCCTGGAGGCCCCCGCCGACCGCCTCGCGCTGCTCGTCGAGAAGATCGACGACACCATGGCGACCGTCTTCCGGCAGGTCACCATGAACCGCTTCGAGGCGCGCATCCACGCTCACCGCCGCGACCGTGGCGAGCTGTCCGTGGACGACTTCGCGGACCACTGGATGAGCACCCAGGCGGCCCTCTACGGCGACTCGGTGACGCTGACCGAGGGGTACCGGATGTGGTGGAGCTACATCCCCCACTTCGTCCACACGCCGGGCTACGTCTACGCATACGCCTTCGGCGAGCTGCTGGTGCTGGCGCTGTACGCGCGCTACCAGTCTGAAGGGGAGGGCTTCGCGCGGCAGTACCGCGACCTGCTGGCCGCGGGTGGCTCCGACTGGCCGCACGTGCTGGTCGGCCGCCTCGGCATCGACCTGCGCGACCCCGGCTTCTGGGACCGCGGCCTCGACGCCGTGGAGGTGTTGGTCGCCGAAGCCGAGGCGCTGGCGGGGGCGGCGTGA
- a CDS encoding CYTH domain-containing protein → MPPITYVARRPGPFSVLVQAAEIGGLRLEPQPPVRVLDRYYDTDDGELLRRGLGLRVREEGGRVGASLRTLGESAEASAEVDLEEPVGDAPLDLPPSVVADTVRAAIGEDALRPLLTLRQYRTPRRVFDGPIPVGRLSFDVVVYEVPGAREVSNEVEIVSASGADVLALVGPVFEARGLEAVEQSAFERGILRMRRTLAEPALLLPEERRQLEEVVAFGDDPSLRRRAHVLLLDARGFRPDTIASQTGLSMARVQFWRERFREVRLGVLDPDPAPPRRASLATSTPPSVPSSVTSGAPLPPVEAPAEAAAPRPGGSEGDGLAGRDLEDPTQALDMADLLDLFSPTLPDTPFFDGHTGADEEVDLDAPESPRPVPLTDRLSVPSPPRNPYPVVLGPVQVTPARSPRTAEEDPFSEVDLSRLRRSARAEAATSPRPTPAAEEAGGPEAVPGLVRPKLDGDTPLLAAAEAMLAYAVAVFDEQAARFLDTQAPSAARRLLVAAHGLRMTVETFGDALPAAAGDRLVAAIRPLAVDLDQALETARVALAEGGRSDLVRQATATLDAAAERLRGGREPWGGRAHRLVERLAAQSADGARRSDDAPLADDFVGAPGDAPSPTRLRHMLGSAVWSRFEAIRALEDDLRTPTPALASHFAVALSGLRFVLSLVEPSGGRAVGDLSEALGAAEAAAVEVRQRHAGGHADALNDLADLWAEVTSPPFKKRVAGIVATV, encoded by the coding sequence ATGCCCCCCATCACCTACGTCGCTCGTCGACCGGGGCCGTTCTCGGTCCTCGTCCAGGCCGCCGAGATCGGCGGGCTTCGGCTGGAGCCGCAGCCTCCGGTCCGGGTGCTGGATCGGTACTACGACACCGACGACGGCGAGCTGCTGCGGCGCGGGTTGGGGCTCCGGGTGAGAGAGGAAGGGGGCCGCGTCGGTGCCTCACTGCGGACGCTCGGCGAGAGTGCCGAGGCGTCGGCCGAGGTGGACCTGGAGGAGCCGGTCGGCGATGCCCCGCTCGATCTGCCGCCGAGCGTCGTCGCGGACACGGTGCGTGCCGCCATCGGCGAGGACGCGCTGCGCCCCCTGCTCACCCTCCGGCAGTACCGGACGCCGCGGAGGGTGTTCGACGGCCCCATCCCGGTGGGGCGGCTCTCGTTCGACGTGGTCGTGTACGAGGTGCCCGGCGCCCGTGAGGTGTCCAACGAGGTCGAGATCGTCTCGGCCTCCGGGGCGGACGTGCTGGCGCTAGTCGGGCCGGTGTTCGAGGCTCGCGGGCTGGAGGCGGTCGAGCAGTCGGCCTTCGAGCGAGGCATCCTGCGCATGCGGCGCACACTGGCCGAGCCCGCGCTCCTGCTCCCCGAGGAGAGACGCCAACTCGAGGAGGTCGTGGCGTTCGGCGACGACCCGTCGCTGCGCCGCCGTGCTCACGTCCTTCTGCTCGACGCCCGCGGATTCCGCCCCGACACGATCGCGTCGCAGACGGGCCTGAGCATGGCGCGCGTCCAGTTCTGGCGGGAGCGCTTTCGGGAGGTCCGCCTCGGCGTGCTCGACCCCGATCCGGCCCCGCCCCGCCGGGCGTCCCTCGCGACGTCCACGCCGCCCTCCGTCCCTTCATCCGTGACATCCGGTGCGCCGCTGCCGCCGGTCGAGGCTCCCGCCGAAGCCGCTGCGCCACGCCCGGGTGGGTCCGAGGGCGACGGCCTCGCGGGTCGGGACCTGGAGGACCCGACGCAGGCGCTCGACATGGCGGACCTGCTCGACCTGTTCAGCCCCACGCTCCCGGACACCCCCTTTTTCGATGGCCACACCGGGGCCGACGAAGAGGTCGACCTCGATGCGCCGGAGTCGCCCCGGCCCGTGCCCCTCACGGACCGGCTGTCGGTGCCGTCGCCGCCCCGGAATCCGTACCCCGTGGTGCTGGGGCCGGTGCAAGTCACGCCCGCCCGGTCTCCGCGGACGGCAGAAGAAGACCCGTTCTCGGAGGTCGACCTGAGCCGACTCCGCCGGTCTGCTCGCGCCGAGGCGGCGACTTCGCCGCGTCCGACTCCTGCTGCTGAAGAGGCAGGAGGCCCGGAGGCGGTGCCGGGGCTGGTCCGCCCGAAGCTCGACGGGGACACGCCGCTGCTCGCCGCCGCCGAGGCGATGCTCGCGTACGCCGTCGCCGTGTTCGATGAGCAGGCGGCCCGCTTCCTCGACACCCAGGCGCCGTCTGCCGCGCGTCGGCTGCTCGTCGCCGCGCACGGGCTGCGGATGACCGTGGAGACGTTCGGCGACGCGCTGCCAGCGGCGGCGGGCGACCGGCTGGTCGCGGCCATCCGTCCCCTGGCGGTCGACCTCGATCAGGCGTTGGAGACGGCGCGCGTCGCGCTCGCGGAGGGCGGGCGGTCCGATCTCGTGCGGCAGGCCACGGCGACGCTGGACGCCGCCGCCGAGCGGCTCCGCGGCGGGCGCGAGCCCTGGGGGGGCCGCGCGCACCGCCTCGTCGAGCGCCTCGCTGCCCAGTCGGCCGATGGGGCACGCCGCAGCGACGACGCGCCGCTGGCCGACGACTTCGTCGGGGCGCCGGGAGACGCGCCCTCGCCGACGCGCCTCCGTCACATGCTCGGCTCGGCCGTCTGGAGTCGGTTCGAGGCCATCCGGGCCCTCGAGGACGACCTCAGGACGCCGACCCCGGCTCTCGCCTCACACTTCGCGGTGGCACTGAGCGGGCTGCGGTTCGTGCTTTCGCTCGTGGAGCCGTCCGGAGGCCGCGCGGTCGGCGACCTGTCGGAGGCGCTCGGAGCGGCCGAGGCGGCCGCCGTGGAGGTGCGCCAGCGTCACGCCGGTGGCCACGCCGACGCCCTGAACGACCTCGCTGACCTCTGGGCGGAGGTCACCTCGCCTCCGTTCAAAAAGCGCGTCGCCGGGATCGTGGCGACGGTGTAA
- the ytxJ gene encoding bacillithiol system redox-active protein YtxJ, producing the protein MAKVQELTSIADADAMFAASNEAPVYLLKHSIACPISARGQMEFVGMEGDDDPDMYAVVVQYARDVSAYIAEQLHVQHETPQAILIHNGEAVDVKSHGSIRLGALREAAAALSA; encoded by the coding sequence ATGGCCAAGGTCCAGGAACTCACGTCCATCGCCGACGCGGACGCGATGTTCGCCGCCTCCAACGAGGCCCCCGTCTATCTGTTGAAGCATTCCATCGCGTGCCCCATCTCCGCCCGCGGCCAGATGGAGTTCGTCGGGATGGAGGGCGACGACGACCCCGACATGTACGCCGTGGTGGTCCAGTACGCCCGCGACGTGTCGGCCTACATCGCCGAGCAGCTCCACGTCCAGCACGAGACGCCGCAGGCGATCCTGATCCACAACGGCGAGGCCGTGGACGTGAAGAGTCACGGCTCGATCCGCCTCGGCGCCCTCCGCGAGGCCGCCGCCGCGCTCTCGGCCTAA
- a CDS encoding redoxin domain-containing protein: MTRLAFLLSALVAFPACGPASPPEADGPTREAAPRVTLPTADGPVDLASLVGRPVVLHFATADDADAWASLADALGDLEAAGAAVVAVTVDGAEDEAARAFGYDGTALAVVVDGEGTVRGRMTPHSGDDLFALAGPVLAEVDLASTVSWEGADTLDGLTEAGGVVVDVSEAGDPVLDADLHIAADTLAARDLPADLGTPLAFIGPDAAEAAERATRWGYAAVFVADAEGDLTPVEPEIRPATDRPIRTGGVRG, from the coding sequence GTGACGCGTCTCGCCTTCCTGCTCTCCGCCCTCGTCGCCTTTCCGGCGTGCGGCCCCGCCTCGCCCCCCGAGGCCGACGGTCCCACGCGCGAGGCCGCCCCGCGGGTGACCCTCCCCACCGCCGACGGACCGGTCGACCTCGCCTCCCTGGTCGGCCGACCGGTCGTGCTCCACTTCGCCACCGCCGACGACGCCGACGCCTGGGCCTCGCTCGCCGACGCCCTCGGCGACCTCGAAGCCGCCGGGGCCGCCGTCGTCGCGGTGACCGTCGACGGCGCCGAGGACGAGGCCGCACGCGCGTTCGGCTACGACGGCACCGCGCTGGCGGTCGTGGTGGACGGCGAGGGCACCGTCCGTGGCCGCATGACGCCGCACTCCGGCGACGACCTGTTCGCGCTCGCGGGGCCTGTGCTCGCCGAGGTGGACCTCGCCTCGACAGTCTCCTGGGAGGGCGCCGACACGCTCGACGGCCTCACCGAGGCGGGCGGCGTGGTGGTGGACGTGAGCGAGGCAGGCGACCCGGTCCTCGACGCCGACCTCCACATCGCCGCCGACACCCTCGCCGCGCGCGACCTCCCCGCCGACCTCGGCACGCCGCTCGCCTTCATCGGCCCCGACGCGGCCGAGGCGGCCGAGCGCGCCACCCGGTGGGGCTACGCGGCCGTCTTCGTCGCCGACGCCGAGGGCGACCTGACGCCGGTCGAGCCCGAGATCCGACCCGCAACGGACCGGCCGATTCGTACGGGCGGCGTTCGGGGATAG
- a CDS encoding cytidine deaminase, which produces MPDRLRDHAHAVAARSHVPYVGPGVGAAVLLADGRWVDAARIEVASFPLSIPALQGALALALLARTTVVAVARSTAFAPADLGVIAEAAGGSWHLAAPDLAVRDEADLPAVGDRVASVTEVGALTAEAGAALALEASRAAVVPASDFPVGAAVVDEAGRVVLGANVEVPTDWTRGLCAERTALVAAVAAGLGPIRTLYVACVKAPGGTPCGGCRQVIAELAPDCSVVLWRDGETPDLTTPAALLPGAFDGRALGR; this is translated from the coding sequence ATGCCCGACCGTCTCCGCGACCACGCCCACGCCGTCGCCGCCCGCTCGCACGTCCCGTACGTGGGCCCCGGCGTCGGCGCGGCCGTGCTGCTGGCCGACGGCCGCTGGGTGGACGCCGCACGCATCGAGGTCGCCTCGTTCCCGCTGTCGATCCCGGCGCTCCAGGGCGCCCTCGCGCTGGCCCTCCTGGCGCGCACGACGGTCGTCGCCGTGGCCCGCAGCACGGCCTTCGCCCCTGCCGACCTCGGTGTGATCGCGGAAGCAGCGGGCGGCTCGTGGCACCTCGCCGCCCCCGACCTCGCCGTCCGCGACGAGGCCGACCTGCCCGCCGTGGGCGACCGGGTCGCGTCCGTCACCGAGGTGGGCGCCCTGACGGCCGAGGCGGGCGCCGCGCTCGCTCTCGAAGCCTCGCGTGCCGCCGTCGTCCCGGCCTCGGACTTCCCCGTCGGCGCCGCCGTCGTGGACGAGGCCGGGCGGGTCGTGCTCGGGGCCAACGTCGAGGTCCCGACGGATTGGACGCGCGGGCTCTGCGCCGAGCGGACCGCCCTCGTCGCCGCCGTCGCCGCGGGCCTCGGTCCGATCCGGACGCTCTACGTGGCCTGCGTCAAGGCGCCCGGCGGGACGCCCTGTGGCGGATGCCGGCAGGTGATCGCCGAGTTGGCCCCCGACTGCAGCGTCGTGCTCTGGCGCGACGGCGAGACGCCGGACCTCACGACGCCCGCCGCCCTTCTGCCCGGCGCCTTCGACGGCCGCGCGCTGGGGCGATGA